One Manihot esculenta cultivar AM560-2 chromosome 18, M.esculenta_v8, whole genome shotgun sequence genomic window carries:
- the LOC122722522 gene encoding wall-associated receptor kinase-like 8: MERKRRQRMMIALMELGFITILWPTQILAVEPCLSICGDVNVQFPFGIGKGCYMDESFEVTCNYTFTPAKPFLTSINMLLDLSTTGQVQVSNPVIYSDCSNKASNTTTVSLLASPFVFSNSSSRFTALGCDNYARFMEDGGNIVGGCLSICPSGANASGCYGINCCQATIPPYVQFFEANMTSPFNSMADRSSCKSAFMVDQNWPISSRSHDDLNLMDHVPAVLDWAADQGYCDISREPNINCTSSYCWKKLQRK, from the coding sequence ATGGAAAGAAAGAGACGACAGAGAATGATGATTGCTCTAATGGAGCTTGGCTTCATTACAATATTATGGCCAACCCAAATTCTAGCAGTGGAGCCTTGTCTGTCAATCTGTGGTGATGTCAACGTCCAATTTCCATTTGGAATTGGGAAAGGTTGTTACATGGATGAGAGTTTCGAGGTAACTTGCAACTACACTTTTACACCTGCAAAGCCTTTCTTAACTAGCATCAACATGTTGCTGGACCTATCAACAACAGGGCAAGTTCAAGTCAGCAATCCAGTAATTTATTCCGATTGCAGCAACAAAGCCTCCAATACGACAACAGTTTCCCTTTTGGCCAGCCCTTTCGTATTCTCAAATTCTTCTAGCAGGTTCACAGCCCTGGGTTGCGACAATTATGCTCGATTTATGGAGGATGGTGGCAACATAGTTGGAGGATGTCTGTCTATTTGTCCTAGTGGAGCTAATGCAAGTGGCTGCTACGGCATCAACTGCTGCCAGGCCACTATACCTCCTTACGTCCAGTTCTTTGAAGCAAACATGACAAGCCCTTTTAACAGCATGGCCGATCGCAGCAGCTGCAAGTCCGCTTTCATGGTTGATCAAAACTGGCCTATATCTTCAAGAAGCCATGATGATCTGAACCTCATGGATCATGTCCCTGCGGTGCTTGATTGGGCAGCTGATCAAGGATATTGTGATATAAGTCGCGAGCCAAACATTAATTGTACCTCTAGCTACTGCTGGAAAAAACTTCAACGAAAATAA